A window of the Capricornis sumatraensis isolate serow.1 chromosome 9, serow.2, whole genome shotgun sequence genome harbors these coding sequences:
- the IL12B gene encoding interleukin-12 subunit beta: MHPQQLVVSWFSLVLLASPIVAIWELEKNVYVVELDWYPNAPGETVVLTCDTPEEDGITWTSDQSSEVLGSGKTLTIQVKEFGDAGQYTCHKGGEVLSRSLLLLHKKEDGIWSTDILKDQKEPKAKSFLKCEAKDYSGHFTCSWLTAISTNLKFSVKSSRGSSDPRGVTCGAASLSAEKVSMDHREYNKYTVECQEGSACPAAEESLPIEVVMEAVHKLKYENYTSSFFIRDIIKPDPPKNLQLRPLKNSRQVEVSWEYPDTWSTPHSYFSLTFCVQVQGKNKREKKLFTDQTSAKVTCHKDANIRVQARDRYYSSFWSEWASVSCS; the protein is encoded by the exons ATGCACCCTCAGCAGTTGGTCGTTTCCTGGTTTTCCCTGGTTTTGCTGGCATCTCCCATCGTGGCCATATGGGAACTGGAGAAAAATG TTTATGTTGTAGAATTGGATTGGTATCCTAATGCTCCTGGAGAAACAGTGGTCCTCACGTGTGACACTCCTGAAGAAGACGGCATCACCTGGACCTCAGACCAGAGCAGTGAGGTCCTGGGCTCTGGCAAAACCTTGACCATCCAAGTCAAAGAGTTTGGAGATGCTGGGCAGTACACCTGTCACAAAGGAGGCGAGGTTCTGAGTCGTTCACTCCTCCTGCTGCACAAAAAGGAAGATGGAATTTGGTCCACTGATATTTTAAAGGATCAGAAAG aacccaaagctaagagttttttaaaatgtgaggcAAAGGATTATTCTGGACACTTCACCTGCTCGTGGCTGACAGCGATCAGTACTAATCTGAAATTCAGTGTCAAAAGCAGCAGAGG CTCCTCTGACCCCCGAGGGGTGACGTGCGGAGCAGCGTCACTCTCAGCAGAGAAGGTCAGCATGGACCACAGGGAGTATAACAAGTACACAGTGGAGTGTCAGGAGGGCAGTGCCTGCCCGGCCGCCGAGGAGAGCCTGCCCATTGAGGTCGTGATGGAAGCTGTGCACAAGCTCAAGTATGAAAACTACACCAGCAGCTTCTTCATCAGGGACATCA TCAAACCAGACCCACCCAAGAACCTGCAACTGAGACCACTAAAGAATTCTCGGCAGGTGGAGGTCAGCTGGGAGTACCCTGACACATGGAGCACCCCACATTCCTACTTCTCCCTGACGTTTTGTGTTCAGGTCCAGGGAAAGAACAAGAGAGAAAAG AAACTCTTCACGGACCAAACCTCAGCCAAAGTCACATGCCACAAGGATGCCAACATCCGCGTGCAAGCCCGGGACCGCTACTACAGCTCATTCTGGAGTGAATGGGCATCTGTGTCCTGCAGTTAG